The DNA segment cgctttgcatcgctttttaggtcctctttGGTACCTCTTTACACTTACATGCTTCACTTACTTACTCTGTGATAGCAAAGACTGGGTTCCGCGATGAGCAGATCAGGACAAACCAAATCATGGGGACGAGACAACGCCACGCCGGGACGCAGGACTTGGGGCCGGCAAAGCGCGAGTCGCTCCCGCCACCCCCGGCTGTTTGCTTGCTGGTGACGTCCACTTCGAACCTCTTAACGGTGTTCATAATGGAGTTAAACAAAGTCCTTATCGTCTTCACTGCGCAGTTTCTGGATTTTTGTTTCATATCATAATAATTCTACCATTCTACAAGTGTCATCATTACAGTTCCATTTGTCTCCCCTCAACACCctccctgcctgctgctgctgccgccccgCACTCACGCCCGGCGACGTGACGTGCGTGGGAAGGAAAAACGAGTGACGGTGACGGTTCGTGGCGCTCATATCGTAATGAACATTCATTCACTGTGGAGGCAATGCAATAAACGTTCACTCAGCGCTGCCAGCCGTGCACCCGCTCAAGAAACGTGAATCTCCTGCAGTAATttcaatattccttccttcccgcagCCACAGGAACGCCGCCACTTTCCGTAATTCATGAAGTGCAAATCCTGAACACGGAGCAAGGAGTCACTGTTTCCTATTAAAATCCTTCACGAAAGAAATTTGCTCCTCAGTGTGACAGTCCACTCCTCTGCATGCACCAGTCCTCACGAGACACTGAcggcctcttcctctcccttgcagGGCGTGGCGCGCCGCGAGGATTGGGGCTCGCGGCCTCACGGAGCAGTGGACGAGGCCTCGGAGAACCTATTACGCATAGGAGAACATCTCGAGGCCTCTGACCCGCGCGTGCTGGCCATGCTGAGGTCAACCTTCCTGGTGCcgccccccgccctcccctacaACCTGACGATGCACAAGAACGCCAAAACCTACTTCTTGAGTCGCTCCCTCGGCTGGGACTTCTACGACCACTACGTCAAGCAATTCTTCCAAGGCCAGCGAGGCGGCTTCTTCGTGGAAGCGGGAGCCCTGGAAGGAGAGTTCTTGTCCAACACGCTGTGGCTGGAGACAGAGCTCGGCTGGTCGGGTCTGCTCATCGAGCCGGATCCTGTCAGTTACCGTCACCTTGCCTGGAAGCGGCGCCGAGCCTGGATCTCCAGCACCTGCCTGTCCAAGGAGAAGTACCCGCGGGAGGCAGTGTTCGGAGCCCTCACCAAGCCATACACGTCCTCGCTCTGGCTGTACCACGCCCACACACGCGAGATAGACTCCCATCCAACGCTGCTCCATGAAAGTCTGAGCAACTACTCGACGATGGCGTACTCGCGGGCCCTGTGCTTCCCCCTCGCCTCGTACCTGGCGACCCTCAACGTGACGGTGGTTGACTTTCTGTCCCTGGACACGCAAGGCCACGAGTGGGCGGTGCTGCGGGGTCTGCCGCTGACCACCTGGCGGGTGAGGAGCATCGCAGTGGAGCACCTCGGCCCCAAAAATCCCACCCACGGCGGCTACAACACCGACCCAGCCTTCGTCAAGTACATGGAGACGGTGGGATACCGCCTGGTGGACGTGTACAAGGAGGTCAACTACTTCTTTGTCCTGTGGAATGACGAGACTCTGCGGCGCCTCAGCGACCCGCCGAGGCTCGTGAAGTTCTTCTCGTTGAATTGAAGCAAGACGCAGGTTGTtgttttaggtgtgtgtgtgtgtgtgtgtgtgtgtgtgtgtgtttatcgaaACTACTATGGATTTTAGGAATGCCTTTCATGCATAACACCTGTTTCACGAGGGTCACGCCACGGGTTATGAGGCTCTAACTGATATATTTATGTGTTTGGAAAAAAACAAGATGTCAATAAATTTCACTCCTCTCCTATTTGATTTAATATTCaggggatattctctctctctctctctctctctctctctctctctctctctctctctctctctctctctctctctctctctctctctctctctctctctctctctctctctctgatccgcCTTTCAAGATTCACCTTTCCCAACACTCCTGAACCCAGCACTCCAAGCCTCTCGCcgctgctccacacacacactcggccccGTCCAGATACACTCACAGGCGAGGGTACGGGGTGAAGCGAGGCCGCGTAAAGGTCATAAAGGGAATGCGTGGCCGGGAAACAAAAAGGAACAATGAccgaagaagagacagaggacgATGTCGAAACACCGGACTCCAACTTAGATCCTGAAGTGTTGGAATCTGTGACAGTGATCTACTTAGGCTTGAATGCTGTTTAATAATAGATGATATAACTACTAACCTATATAGTGTTCCTGAGGCTTTCTTTGGAAGTGTATGAAAGCCGGAAAATCTTGGTTCGCGATTAAGCTTGGATCCCGAGCTTGGCCTATGCCCTAGACCTAGAAATGACCCCAAGTTCTGAGTCTGGgttgcagcgttgccaaattgccgtactctgagcattgcatttatcatttttaggcttctAGAcagtcgtaaccacacaaataacgatagaaaattaaagttatagtTAAAACGGTAAATATTGatagttttcgttttttttttgttgagttatcggtcagaaactacgaaaattaaatgcgatgagtacgataatatggcaacgttgCTGGGTTGGGACATTTGTATGGAGGCGAGTATCAGGATGCCTCTCCATTCGGCATTGATTTCTCTTCAGGCCGCTCGTATCCattttcttttataggagcagcggtGAGCGgggctttttttgttattctctttTTGTTTCTGCCCTTGAATTGATTCCTCTGCGATAAAAGGGAAGCTCCAGAATCGGCCGTGGAGTGAGGGACGTTAGTTAACCAAGGCGAGGGCGAGGTGGTGTGTAGAAGTCGTGAAAGGAGATCCGGAATATAAGGGTGATTTGAACTTGGTCATGGGTTCTTAAATTAGGGACTTGACGCTTGGAACTTGCGAGATTTAGAGAGACAGACAAttatagatagaggtagatagatagatagatagaaagatagatagaggtagataggtagatagatagaaagagagagataggtaaacagatagatagatagatagatatagatgaatGGATATATGGATAGACACATtggtacatacatatatacatacatttaaAATTAAAGTTAATCAATAGTCTTTTTTAGCACAGACTCACATAAATGACGATCCACAAGTACAACCAACAAACCATCACAAACAGttacaccatcaccgccaccaccaccgccgccactgatAGCTCTGAACACGACTCTTCCTCTGCCGGGCCCTTAGTCGTCCAGCCACGGCGTCGCAAGCTTCTAAATGTCGGGTGAAACTGCATTTGCATTTAAGCCCAAGCCGCCCGTGTGCCCTCAAGGAGTAGCCTCACGCGCCGACGCCCCGGGATGGAGACCTGACGGGCCGCCTGTCTTATGCCGTGGCCGGGAAAGGCAAGTGACTCCTGGAACACAGACTCGCTCATACACTGGCGCCTGAAGGTGTTGGTTCATACTCTTAGGACAGTCCAACACAGCCATTGTAAGCGCCCACATCAAACTATACCCTCCAcagtgatccgttatttctactcaataccacaTACTAGAGAGATTTCCCgcgtggtttcctaaaatttcatccttttttatatcaacgccaaacactagacaaggaattttcgtggtatttcgtgtttggttggggagctcacaAACTTGCTGTATAGGACTGTAAAACtgccccttaacccggtagcagcgacggaccatattagtgccatgatttaaccccccaaaatagatgatgcataaactgatcacaaatgcgttgaaatatattatgaaatggtttgtgtgagtgatgattttttctcatttttctcgcttagagggaccattaagaaatatgattcccgctgctaccgcccaagcacacatattagacaaggctttcgtacgagttgtgggcatttccaggggtagttaatgaccctggtgatagtttgaacCTTCTTTTGTATCATGAAAGCGAAAAAGATATGGAGGTCTTGGCTCgtactcttaaacatttcagcaccCAAGcattcatatttgacaaggttttcgtacgagttgtgggcatttccaggggtagttagtgaccctggtgatagtttgaacCTTCTTTTGTATCATGAAAGCGAAAAAGATATGAAGGTCTTGGCTCgtactcttaaacatttcagcgcccaaacattcatatttgacaaggttttcgtacgagttgtgggcatttccaggggtagttagtgaccctggtgatagtttgaacCTTCTTTTGTATCATGAAAGCAAAAAGATACTTACCAGAAGCagtttaatctccttttcggcccatggaagtagttaatgtgagaggtggaagcgtccgaGATACCGATAAGGCTTGTGTCGTGAGTAGCgttcctgtttgttttgtttttcgaagTATAGTTTTGCAATGTTTCTCCCGGCTAAAGTAACTTGTCTTAttagtgttttttgttgtttgtttgtttgttttaatggaGTACAGTATCACAGTTATTACTATCAATGGGTCAGTAAGTTCATTTTGTGGTTAGTACTTTTGTATGTGGGGGTAGTGCGTGTATGGGagggtgtctgcgtgtgtgtgtgtgttggggggagagtgtgtgtgtgtgtgtgtgtgtgtgtgtgtgtgtgtgtgtgtgtgtgtgtattggggcaGGGCTCGGCGGGCAGACTAAACTAAAACAATCACAGCAAGACaaacaaaaccaaacaaaaaaatacatataaaagaaaaatcCAGAAAAAGTAATTCCAGAAACGAACTCAGTAGAGCGAAATCAAAACCATCTCGAGGTGCGTGACATGCCTGAAATGCTCGCTACTTCCCGGTACTGAGAAGaagatatataaatgaaaaaaatatgaagtgaaAAAATAGCAGATACTTTGAAGATGGCGCCGGTGTGTACAAAGCCATTAGAAATCTCGTCACGTGTTCTTATATATTTTACCGCCCTCTATTACGGCCGCAACGCCTACTCTCTCTCACATACTGTTCATACTTTTATTATCTTTACTGCACTgtgccctctttttcctcttcctgtactCTTCAAACGGTTATTTTCTCAGCTGTTCCTGTGTACTTTACCGTTCTCTACTACAGCCACaacgcctcctctctctcacacttcatACTTTTTATCATCCATACTGCActgtgtcctttttttcctcttcctgtactCCTCAAACGATTCTTTCCTCACGCGTTTATATATACTCTAACATTCTCTATCTCAACCAAAACCTAGGCTCTCTCTCAcatgctccattttttttttctctcatctatgCTGCGCCGTTCCCTCTTTGCTCCTCCTGTACACTTCAAACGGCTATTTCGGTGCGTTCTCTTATCCACTTTACCGTTCCCTATCACAATCACAATGTCTGCTCTCTCACATgcacttcactttcttttctttttgttatctaTATACTGCaccgtttttcctcttccttttctgtatatttttcagCCTCGCActatttttatctttcattttcctttgtgcttgttatttcatccttttctctaataatttcactttttttctttcctacttttattGTTACACTTTCTCTCGCTCACACCCACTTAGAACTGTTTTCCTTACACCCAGTACTAACACGTTTTCCATTGGCATACCTTTATAACTGCTACTTAAACTATTACATTTCCATTTCCAAATACACTCACATTTACTGATACCCTTAAATATCCCTAAATTACCTTCAGTACACCCAATACTTCAATACACTCGAAAGTGGTATATTCCCCACAACAGTACGTACAGGAAGCAACTCAGGTAAAATAAAgctcaaataaataaaaacaaaacagccGCTAATAAAAACAATAGCAAACAGCCCTCAGCGTTTTCTCTCTTACTTATTCACTTCATCAAAACAGTTACCTTGATACTATTTACTTACACCTAAAGAGCCTCGTCCATGCACAAACACCCTTCAcgcctgctcttcttcctccttcgtctattGTTCTTGTTCGGTTAGTGTTCCCCGCCCCTTTGTCCCTTCCTtggtcacacacgcacacacacacacacacagccactcaCTCAGGCTGCCTCCCCttcagacaggcagacaagcacGCAGCGGGAATACAATGAACACATGAATAAACAGTACTCCGTGTTACGTCTTACGGTATGTGAATGCAACGTTACTGGTATTCCTACGGTAGTACTCGTCTTCGCTATCGTCGTCAtggtagtaggaggaggatgttgcCATGCGTgttagtttggcaaggcttctgcaataTGAACATTGAAAatacactcttgagaacccgacgaATCACCTTTGTGGCCAATGGAAGTATCTGTTGTGAGAGTCGAGAGGGTCTCCAGTCTCAAATGAAAGGTTCCATATGTATATTTCTTGGGCCCACAGCATCCAACCATTTCAAGGCTTACACTCCcacgtttggtaaggctttcgtcgaggttTGGTAGTATTTCCATGCTTTCCATGCATTGTTAATAAAGACaataaaagataaggaggaggagggagaggaaaaggctgAGTACGAACAAGATGAAGACGAGGATGACCAAGTTgagaaagagtataaaaaaagggagagagagagagagaggaaaataatgactaCGAACAAGATTAAAAAGACGAGGACGAGCAAgttaagaaagaatagaaaagaggaagaaggagaggagagtggtgACTacgaacaagatgaagaagacgaggatgagcaagttaaaaaaaataataaaagaagaaaacgatacgAACCATTAAGCCAATTTCGCAAGACAGCAACGACCGAATGAACGCCACCTGAACATCATCTCCCGTCACTTTCACTAGTCACGTTCTCCTCCGCTCCTTCAGGCTTAGTGGCGCGTGGGAAGGCCGCGTGTCACCTGGTAATAGTCGCCCACCACTTTACTATAACTTTACTGTACTATcttatttacagcaagggaacagctcaagggcaaaaaaacaaaaacggcaacaacaacaaaagtccaCTAGGCGCTGCTCCACTATCAGAAAAACAGAATGAGACGCCAGaggggaggtcaatttcgggtggagaggcgtcctgatatgCTCtccttgaaagagttgaagtcataggcaggaggaaatacaaacgaaggaaggctgttgttTTAGCTCCTAAGTTctcgtggtggaggtgggtgggtgggttaaaTGACCTCACTCTTCATTAATCGTGTATGGAATGGTCTAATAATTATCacctgtatcatcatcatcatcatcatcatcatcattaacgtTAGCATTATCAGCTTGTGTTATCCTCCATTCGTTTCTGTAtatggccactctactctatttaggagcagtaagtagcgggcttttttttcattattgttttctttattttacgccCTTGCGCTGTCtcatctgctgtaaaaaaaaaatagtgcttCTCGTTTTCAGTCTCAGTTTAACGTTCCATATTTATTCCTTTCGGGGTTTACACATCCACATTTTAtcaggctttcatagaggttgtgttcgtATGTCCATggtgggtggttttatgagcctagtgtcaGACAAGGGTTCtccaccatgaacatgaaaaaaaacaacttatgagaatccgactgatctTCGTGGCCTTCTTCGCTTACACCTCCAATTAGTCCACTTCTGTAACACCAGTCGTTCAAACATTACCCCAAGTGCCCTCACCTAATGGCGGGCTTTTTCACTGCCTCTCTACACTCCGTTCGCCTTGGGGAATGTTTGTTGTGAACCGAGAGCGTTTGAGAAGAGGGACCTTACTTGCTCATTCATCCTCGTCTCCTTCATCTTGTTCGCACGtatccgtttccacttcctcccccgctttttattatctttcttaacTTGCTTATCTTGTTCGTAGTCATCACTTTCGtctcccacctcctctttcttttcttcttccttctcctactatcCTTCGATTATCTTACTCTCTACCATCCTACATCTACTATCCTActcatcacctaacatcaccacgCACGAGCGACAGATGGTGACACTAGCAAAAGGCACAGGTAAGGTGAGCGGGATAAACGGCGTGATTGCAGGTGACTCAAGGTGGTGAAATGCCACCTGTAATCACTCACTATATCCACTTCCTTCACCTGTTATGCCGTTATTCTGTTATTCCTGTTATTCGTGCGTGGGATCAGCTCATGTCACCTGCAATAGTCACGCCCCGTATCATCTCATTTCAACATGGCATTCACTTGTTTCGTAATTTTTTTATACGCCATACAGTCATTTTGCAACCATAAGCCACAAAGACACGTATGAAACTAGTACATTACACCCAATTGCGTCATCAATTCTTATTAACGCGTATTTCACCGCTAATTGTCGGTCTTCATTCATTTCGTCCTACTTACATTTTCACCTTTATTTCCTAACAGTAGCTCAAACCACCACACAAAACATCTATTTCCCTCATCCTTACCTTTACGTCCTTATTTAATTACGggctttttccattttatttccatCTACTTCTAGTTCACTTTTTCCCCGCTTGCCGtgcacaccaacacacccactCACCGTAATTCATATATCTTTATGCATATCTACTTCACCTTTGCCTCTGAGTCGTTACCGAATGGTGGGCTTCTTCTCTACTTATCTAAATTTAGTTCGTCTTTTTCCCATCGAACCCGCGAACCAACACAGACACTCGCTCCTCACTCATTTCCACATCTTCTTAGACATCTATATAGTTCACCTGTGCTTCAACGTTCTTGCATATTACGGGCTTCTTCGCTTGCACCCCCAATGACCTCGCCTTTTTCTCTCCAGTCGCACCAACCAACGCATTGCTAATTCACCAGAGAAACAttaataacacagtgaaaaatacCGTATTGAACACTATAACTGCTGGGGATCGGCATACCTCAGGGCACCATACCAACTACGCTACCGATGAGCTATAAGATcagggttcgatccccggcacttactggtgttcattacgggactACTTCACCAGTCCTTGCTAGATTACGAACTTCGTCACTTCCATCTCCATTTAGATCACCTTTTTACCAACAGTCCCACAAACATTACATAAACTGTCCTAACCTTACTTGTATCCATGTGTTACTTGCCTTCGTGACCGTcgccatagtagtagtagaagaaggaagagtaaagggtctattacactgggcaaattttccgtggatcttcagtcaaaccacgatttccgctggcgaggttctcatatttccgtggttttctgacgagtccacgatcttccaaagctacggtagatttcactgaaggacgacggtattactcatcatcttcatcagcaccaataacaagaaacaaatgagaaccacgccagcggaaatcgtggtttgactgaagatccacggaaaatttgcccagtgtaatagcccctaagagaaagaggaggaaggagaggatgggaaaccAGCGCACCAAGCCACTACTCACTTGCGTATCCTGAAGAGCTTGGCCTCCATGTCGTCCAGGTAGGTGGCGAGCGCCTCCACGACCCGCCGCTCCAGCGAGAACACCGCTGTCAGGTCCTGGATGGAAGTGTACACCTCAGCACCCGCCAGCTGGGGCCCCGACGCCGCCCCCGCCAGCACGCAcgccgccgcccacgcccaccaccacgcccgcatctgaaacacacacaaacacaggttaCATAGACGTACACAAACATGGTCATAGATACTTATACATACATAAACGCACACTTTCCTaacgcacacaaacaaacgcatACAACCagatagacatagacagatagatagataaattaatagatagacaAACTGATaaaaaaggatagatagataaatacatagagaaaataaataaaattaatgtAGTTCCCAatatacgtaaacacacacacacacacacacacacacacacacacacacacacacacacacttaaccctCTTTTTAAGGTCTCTCAGGGCATTTGTAATTAAGGAAGTGACTTAATGAGCACgagacaaccaccaccatcaccaccattaccatcaccaccaccaccaccatatgctTCAGATGGACTGGACTAAGagcaggatgaaaggaggaagataaatgaagatgaCTGGATAAGTAcagagaggaggagtgaagagggaactaaaataaaagagaaaaaaaacaagggaaagggaaaaaagaaaaaaattggagaggaaggaagttagtcaaaataagaagacaataaaaagggagaaggagaaaaaaaaggcagaaataaagagaggaagagtgagagaggaactAAACAAAAacatgggaagaggaaaagaaagagaaacttgGAGAGGACGTTAATTAATCAAAACTGGGAAAATAGGAGAagcagaaataaggaaaggagagaacgggaaataaataatgaatggatGAAAAGTAGTTGGAtattaagaagggaaggaatgacgaatacatggaagaagggaggtaggaaaggaggaaaggaaaggaaaggaaaggaaaggaaaggaaaggaaaggaaaggaaaggaaaggaaaggaaaggaaaggaaaggaaaggaaaggaaaggaaaggaaaggaaaggaaaggaaaggaaaggaaagaaaagaaaagaaaagaaaagaaaagaaaagaaaagaaaagaaaagaaaagaaaagaaaagaaaagaaaagaaaagaaaagaaaatgaaaggaaaggaaaggaaaggaaaggaaaggaaaggaaaggaaagaaaagaaaagaaaagaaaagaaaagaaaagaaaagaaaagaaaagagaggagaagagaagagaagagaagagaagagaagagaagagaagagagcagCATGCGTTCGTCTGTGTGTCATTGTGTCGCCCTGCTGACGGAGAGAAGGTTCAGACGTGACTTATGAGCCGTGACTGACTCCCGTTTGTGCTCGTCTTCCTGTCCGGCcgtgcgtcctcctcctcctcctattccttctccacctcctccttctctacgtcctccttcctttcataatGGTTCTGTATATGTCGATtgtgcttccttcagttccaggAGCAATCTTTTTACCTCATCTTTTTACGGACAACGGgatgtacatgtttttttttacagtataggaagcaATTCAAAGGCAAAAATGTAGAGAGAAAAAAGCCCCTGTAAAAAGACTATAGATGAGTGATCCACAAAGATACTCCCTCTAAAGTATAGGCTGCAATAAGTTACTAAGAAACGATTAATTTATTTATAAGCTGCAATAATTTTGACTCCCTATTGAGAGGAGCGAGTTGAATGTTTTTACGCTACTTTTCatcaccatattttttttccttatttatttcgtgtgtgtgtttttctggtTATCTTGTAGCgggcattattttttttattacgcgatttttttgtttttatgtatttttgcctTTCAGCTTctttccttgctgtaaaaaataaataaaaaagatcaaCGTGCATACAACAAGCGgtaatatgttgttgttgttgttgttgttgttgttgttgttgttgttgttgactgcTCTCCGTtgtttctttcaccttctcctccttttcttacttctatgactccttcattttcttccctcaaattactttttttccttctcgattAATTTCTTTCTGTTTGTCGTTTTTCTCCTAATCTTCAgcgttattttctcctcctcttcttctcccttcgtcttttcctcatctttctgcaccatttattttctttttcttccctcaaccTACTTATTATTGTGGATTTCTTTCGATGTGTTGTCTTTCTCTTAATCTTTACCGTtattttctgctcttcttcctcctcctcttcctcctccattactgccCTACTCTCCTTTCCGTGAGGGTGAtgttgtgttttctttgtttttctccacTTTGTCGTTTGTTTTTGGCGTCTCATCTCCGTcaatcacattctctctctctctctctctctctctctctctctctctctctctctctctctctctctctctctctctctctctctctctctctctctctctctctctctctctctctctctctctctctctctctctctctctctctctc comes from the Eriocheir sinensis breed Jianghai 21 chromosome 46, ASM2467909v1, whole genome shotgun sequence genome and includes:
- the LOC126981025 gene encoding protein Star-like, translating into MMKRDRGGPLISSSSASSSSSSSSSSSLLLLCLLLLVTVVAAAVVVVVIMVVDVRGVARREDWGSRPHGAVDEASENLLRIGEHLEASDPRVLAMLRSTFLVPPPALPYNLTMHKNAKTYFLSRSLGWDFYDHYVKQFFQGQRGGFFVEAGALEGEFLSNTLWLETELGWSGLLIEPDPVSYRHLAWKRRRAWISSTCLSKEKYPREAVFGALTKPYTSSLWLYHAHTREIDSHPTLLHESLSNYSTMAYSRALCFPLASYLATLNVTVVDFLSLDTQGHEWAVLRGLPLTTWRVRSIAVEHLGPKNPTHGGYNTDPAFVKYMETVGYRLVDVYKEVNYFFVLWNDETLRRLSDPPRLVKFFSLN